In Thermodesulfovibrionales bacterium, the genomic stretch GCAAGCTCAGCAACTACCTGCTCAAGCCTGGTAAGCCTCTTCTCGCTCTCCTTCTGCGCCTCTGCTAGCTCCTCTACCCTCTGCTCTGTCCTCTTCTGGGCTTCTGCTAGCTCTTTTACTATTGACTTAAGTTCTTCAAAATCAGACCTTTTTACAGTCTCTGCTATCTCCTCCTTAAAAAACTCAAAGGCCTTAAGAAGTGGAAGCTTTATTTCCACAGGAAGCTGCTCTATTGCTTCAAGATACTTTAACATAAAAAATTATAACATATGTTAAAGTAAAAACATTTAAAATCATTTAACACAAATTAAACTTATAGGATATTGAGTCTGTTTACATTTTTTCACTGTAGCATCTGTTGACAGCTAAGCTATTCACGGGCTAAAATCCAAATCTAATGAACTTCGGGAGGTCAGGATGAAAAAACTTGCTGAAAAGGCAGCTGTTCTAATAGAGGCATTGCCTTATATAAGAAATTTCTATGGAAAGACCTTTGTAATAAAATATGGTGGTGCTGCCCAGACTGAAGAAGCGCTCAAGGAAAGCTTTGCTCAGGATATTGTGCTTTTGAATTTTATAGGGATTCATACTGTTGTTGTCCATGGAGGAGGTCCGAAGATATCAAAGACCATGGAGCAGATGGGGAAAAAGCCCCTCTTCATACAGGGTCAGAGGATAACAGACAGGGAGACAATGGATATTGTGGAGATGGTGCTTGCAGGAATAATAAATAAAGAGATCGTAAATCTCATAAACAGTCACGGTGGTAAGGCTGTTGGTTTAAGTGGAAAGGATGGTGGCCTTATTAAGGCAAGAAAGAAATTGATTAAAAAGATATCTCCTGAGACACAGACAGAGGAGATCATAGATCCAGGACTTGTTGGAGATGTGGAGGAGGTTGATCCATCCATACTCCACACACTTAAGGAAAAAAACTTTATACCTGTCATAGCACCTGTAGGATATGACAGTAAGGGAAACACACTAAATATTAATGCTGATTATGTGGCTGCTGCTATTGCAGGAGCACTGAGGGCTGAAAAACTAATACTCATGACCGATGTTGAGGGAATTCTGGATGAAGATGGTCATCTCATTTCATCCATAAAGGCGTCGAAGGCTGAAAAACTTATTGACAAAGTAATAAAGGGCGGTATGATACCAAAGGTCCAGGCCTGTATCAGTGCCCTCAGGCAGGGATGTTCAAAGACCTATATTGTTGATGGAAGGATTGAGCATGCCCTGCTTCTTGAGATTTTCACCAGGGAAGGTCTCGGTACAGAGATAGTTCTTTGAGATGTCCTTAGGAAAAAGGTTTTTTAAATATCTTCTGATCTTCTTTTTCTCAGGGCTTATCTTTTTATTTATTGCCTATCTCTTTACAATACCCTCCACTGCATGGCTAAAACATAAAAATCCTGAACTTACCTCACTTATGAATTACAGGCTGAAAAAAGCCTCTCCAGGATACCATATCAGAAAAAAATGGGTTCCTCTCTCTGAGATTTCACCCTATCTTATAAAGGCAGTCCTGATTGCTGAGGATGACAGATTTTATATGCATGAGGGATTTGATATTGAAGGTATAAAAGAAGCAATAAGAAAGGACATAAAAAAAGGAAAGTTTGTTGCAGGTGGAAGCACCATAACACAGCAGCTTGCAAAAAATCTCTTCCTCACACCGGAAAGGACCATCACAAGAAAGATGAAAGAAGCAATAATTGCATGGAAACTTGAAAGAACCCTTTCCAAGAAAAGGATCTTAGAACTTTACCTTAATGTGGT encodes the following:
- the argB gene encoding acetylglutamate kinase, which produces MKKLAEKAAVLIEALPYIRNFYGKTFVIKYGGAAQTEEALKESFAQDIVLLNFIGIHTVVVHGGGPKISKTMEQMGKKPLFIQGQRITDRETMDIVEMVLAGIINKEIVNLINSHGGKAVGLSGKDGGLIKARKKLIKKISPETQTEEIIDPGLVGDVEEVDPSILHTLKEKNFIPVIAPVGYDSKGNTLNINADYVAAAIAGALRAEKLILMTDVEGILDEDGHLISSIKASKAEKLIDKVIKGGMIPKVQACISALRQGCSKTYIVDGRIEHALLLEIFTREGLGTEIVL
- the mtgA gene encoding monofunctional biosynthetic peptidoglycan transglycosylase, producing MSLGKRFFKYLLIFFFSGLIFLFIAYLFTIPSTAWLKHKNPELTSLMNYRLKKASPGYHIRKKWVPLSEISPYLIKAVLIAEDDRFYMHEGFDIEGIKEAIRKDIKKGKFVAGGSTITQQLAKNLFLTPERTITRKMKEAIIAWKLERTLSKKRILELYLNVVEWGPGVFGAEAAANYYFGKSSRELTPEEAARLAVVLPNPIRYNPLSGSRYVENRAAFVLEIMRKRGIIPPEYGLEKGSSDTEEQNLMDHPQEEKIQEIRE